TGATATTTCGTAGGcacaaatatatcaataattataattgttctACTTCTATAGCAATAATaaatatctcataaaattgagtATTGATAACACGTTGTGACATTCCAATAACATCAATAGAATGAGAAATATGTTCATTCTCAGTTGTTTACAACATCGTGTTGATAACGTGTTATAAACCataaaaaaagagagatgaaTATAGagaattcataaaaaaaaaaaaaagaatgagcCAATACTAGGTGCAATTTTCATTGAACATAATATTCCTATTTATAGAGGAAGATTACAACATACAAATATTTACATATATCATCTTGTCATATTTATCTTGATTATAAAtctttcaaatttaattaaataaaataatcatctataataaaaatatatttatagtaGTTCCAATATTTGTAAGTTTGACACTATTATCTTTCTTATTTGGGGATTCATTTCCTCACACTCAGTCTTTCATTTCACGTAATTTTTCCTGATTTACTTCTTACGTTAATTGCAAACTTATTTAGTACTTCATCTTATTGCATTTCCCAATTTAGTCCCTCATTTTTCAAGTGCCCCGATTTAGTCCTTCATTTTGGACAAAAAATTAGtattggtattttttttaactaaattAAACACGtacatacataaaaaatttaatatattttttttgacgaTGAAAACTCTTGTAATTTATTGAGAACGGAAAATGTCTTTTATTACAAGATCAATCAACCAAAAAGGAAAAGAACCACACTCCCAAACAAAAGGGGAATGAGACGAAGAAGCAAAAGATGCAATGGCGTGAGCAGCACAATTCGTAGAACACCGAGCATGACCAAGAGTGGGACTTCCATGAAGAGCCAGAAGTCGTCTGATATCTAGTGCTAGGGCCCCGGCATAACTGAGGTTCTCTTCTTCCCCCAAGACTGCTTGCACGGCGAGAAGAGAGTCCGATGAGATATAATGAAGCCggagattatgtgttctggacATGTTGAGCCTTTTTAATATAGCGAGAAGCTCAGCATACAAGACAGATGAGGGCTTCTCGATTTTGTTTCCAAAAAATAGTACCGGTTGTCCCTCATGATTACGGATTACACCGTCAATTGAATATCTATGCGTGTGCTCATTATAACATGCGTCAACATCCATCCGGAGAGAGTGCATAGGCGGGGTCATCCAGGCTATCGGAGGACACAATGGGTTACGGGCAGGAGAAATCCTCAAAGCTCGACGAGATTCCTGGAagtcgtgaagaagactgtcaCACCACTCTATATTGATAGCAGAATGACAATCTTCGTGGATGTGAGTGATACGAAGTCTCTCACTCCAAATTGCCCAAGCACGCATCACAAATGCCTCAAATTCATGAATACTCAGCTTTTCTTTCATCCAAAGGGAAATATCTATCACATCCAGATGACATGATAACTTTAGAATCGGCCAATAATACGTTCCTTTCCAGCAGCGCTTAATAACCGGGCAAGTGAAAAGAGCATGGACAGTAGAATCACAAGGTTGGCGACATAATGGACATTCTCCAAGAACCGGGACATGATGTGCCCTTAAATTCTGCTCCGTCGGGATAATGTTATGCATAACCCGCCACCAAAAAATACGAACCTTCGGAGGAATACTAAGAGACCAAATAAAGCGCCACCATTCAATGGAGTGATTACCCGAGCTCGAAGGAGGAAAATCAAAGAAGCCAATCGCCGCTTTATTACCATCACGGACTGAATATTTACCCTTCGGATCGTATGCCCAAAACCGGAAGTCCTCTTTTTGAGATTGGGAGAGAGGGATAGCCAAAATGTCCTTAANNNNNNNNNNNNNNNNNNNNNNNNNNNNNNNNNNNNNNNNNNNNNNNNNNNNNNNNNNNNNNNNNNNNNNNNNNNNNNNNNNNNNNNNNNNNNNNNNNNNCGAAAATCACACCTTAGAATAcagcaaattttcgaaaattctcctatagtctccataggaattttcgagcacagcgaagcgctgccgccgtcCAGCCGTTGAAGAGGAANGTTCCCGAACCGCCTCGATGATACGAAGAAAAGCCCTCAAACAATTTTAGATTTCGTGTTCGTGTGAAACCGGNGtttttgggttatgtgtttttctttttaaagaaaaaaaattgcggTNNNNNNNNNNNNNNNNNNNNNNNNNNNNNNNNNNNNNNNNNNNNNNNNNNNNNNNNNNNNNNNNNNNNNNNNNNNNNNNNNNNNNNNNNNNNNNNNNNNNNNNNNNGATTAACCGATCGGAAACGCCCAAATTCAAGTGAGTCCGCCGATTTTGAGCGAGTTCCGGCCAAATTAAGTAGTTTTCCGACCGATTCTGGCCGTGCCACCACCGGTTCCGTGACCCTCACCCCGTCGCCGTCCTACTCGTTTGCTCCGACCATAGTCCGGCGAGTCAACCCGGCGAGTCAACTCGGCCGACTCAGCGAGTCAACCCGCCAGCGTACGTCCTTCGATTTTTTCGTAGGAAACTCCGAATTCGGTTCCGTCAACTGATCTGAAATCCTCCCGATATACTCTTCGAATCCATATGTCTATCTTAAAACTTTCCATTTTGGGAATTTtcgaagaaacttttaattttcagtaCTTTACTCTATCcagatattttatcatatttatgatattttgagaattttcttttcttttttcaggAAATGTCTCCCCAATTCCGCACTCGTGCCCAAGCTGCAATCCACATGAAGCAGCTAGCCATTGATAATCAGTCGCGCCTGATAAAGCGCCTTAGAGCCAGACTAGGTGAGAGAAGACGGGAGAATGCGATCTTAGCCACAGAGAAGGAGGTAATACGAACCCAGCTTAACAATGCTATCTACCAGGGAGAGTTGGTAAGAGGAGATAACATGGACTTGAGGGATGGCATAGAACACGGCTTGCATCGAGAGAGAAAGCTGCACGAAGACATCGACCGATACCGAAAAGAATTAGAAGAAGAAAAACAGCAAAATGCCAGGAGCAAGAAGAGACTAGAGAATTTAAGTGAGGCTATAAACAGCATTTCGAAGGTGAACCATCATTTGGCTCAACAGGGTGAGGTACTGAAGAACTAGATCAAGCAGAATAAGAGGGATTACGAACTGCGCCACCAGCTTACCATTGATATGTTGGACGAGGCAGAGGCAGACGTTCAGGGATGGAAGACACAAGTGGCCCAGCTTAATGCAGAGAATGCCCATCTCACTCATATGGTAGAGCTACTTCAGGAAGGAGAGCCGGAGGAAGAACCGGAAGAGGAAGAGCCGATAGAGATTGAGGAGCCTATAGCAGCCATTGGGGATGGAGAGATAGAGGATTAGGCTAGGATGTCTTAGTGATTTTGTTCTAGGAGTTATTTTACTTTTCCGTTGTTGCTATTTCATTCAGTATGACTTTTATTCCTTTTAGATTGGTCATGTTCATTTTAGTTcttttgagaaatcaataaaaatttgttttatttgattcattgatttcaatttatttcagCACAATCTATTGTATGAACTTTACTCGTACAAATTCTTAGAACTTGCGATACGATTGTAGGAAATGGCCGGCAGACCCCCGAGACAGAACCGCAACCCGCGTTACGCTAATACCGACCGTGAAGGTAGACAGGAGGATGGACAGGGAAATGGACCCCCGCCTGCAGTCAACTTAAGCCGAGCTGATCTTATGGCCACAGCCACCATTGTAGCGACAACACTGCAAGGGTTGGGAAATCAGAACGTCAATCAGCCACCACCATCTCCACCACCAAATGGAATCAAGTTCCACTATGAGTCACTCCGCAAAAATAGATGTCCAACTTTCAGTGGAGCTGCTGACCCTGAAGTTAGCCAGAGCTGGCTAAAAAGTGTAGAGACCCAGCTGCGACTATTGGAAGTTCCCGAAGCACTGAAAGTGGACGTGACTGTGCCGTTCCTAGAAGATAAAGCGGGAAAATGGTGGGAAGCAA
This sequence is a window from Primulina huaijiensis isolate GDHJ02 chromosome 13, ASM1229523v2, whole genome shotgun sequence. Protein-coding genes within it:
- the LOC140991254 gene encoding uncharacterized protein; amino-acid sequence: MHNIIPTEQNLRAHHVPVLGECPLCRQPCDSTVHALFTCPVIKRCWKGTYYWPILKLSCHLDVIDISLWMKEKLSIHEFEAFVMRAWAIWSERLRITHIHEDCHSAINIEWCDSLLHDFQESRRALRISPARNPLCPPIAWMTPPMHSLRMDVDACYNEHTHRYSIDGVIRNHEGQPVLFFGNKIEKPSSVLYAELLAILKRLNMSRTHNLRLHYISSDSLLAVQAVLGEEENLSYAGALALDIRRLLALHGSPTLGHARCSTNCAAHAIASFASSSHSPFVWECGSFPFWLIDLVIKDIFRSQ